ctcattacttggtggccatggcagttgcGGATCTAATGGTGGTGATCATTGAAGTCATATTGAAGCGAAGTAACAATATTTACTTGCCAATAAATTTATTGTTCATCACTCCCATATGCACCATAAAACTAGTCACGAAAATGGCAGCACTGCACTGCTCCGTCTGGTTCAcggttgctttcacctttgatcgctttGTAGCTATTTGTTGTccgaatctcaaacaaaggcattgTACCCAAAGAACGGCGAACATGGTTTTAGCGACCGTGTGCGTGCTCAGCTGCCTGAGAACCATCCCCTTACATTTCTTGTATGAACCTCAACTTATAATTAACAACATTCCATACTTCTGCATTGAAACCCATGCCTATTACACTTCTCCCTTATGGGCCGCATACGAGTGGATTGACAGCATTTTAACACCTTTAGTGCCGATCTTTTTGATCCTTTTGTTAAATGCTCTCACTGTGAAACATGTTATAAAGTCCAATATAGTCCGCAGGGCGCTCCTCAGCAGCATCAATAACCAAAATGATCCAGAGAGCAAGAACCGGAAGAGgtcaatgatcttgctctttactatATCTGGTAATTTCATTCTTCTCTGGATGACATATGTTGTGCATTCCCTAAGGTGG
This genomic interval from Heterodontus francisci isolate sHetFra1 chromosome 21, sHetFra1.hap1, whole genome shotgun sequence contains the following:
- the LOC137381041 gene encoding probable G-protein coupled receptor 139, whose amino-acid sequence is MRPVNLLAIVILSRGKCGLSKCVTHYLVAMAVADLMVVIIEVILKRSNNIYLPINLLFITPICTIKLVTKMAALHCSVWFTVAFTFDRFVAICCPNLKQRHCTQRTANMVLATVCVLSCLRTIPLHFLYEPQLIINNIPYFCIETHAYYTSPLWAAYEWIDSILTPLVPIFLILLLNALTVKHVIKSNIVRRALLSSINNQNDPESKNRKRSMILLFTISGNFILLWMTYVVHSLRWRVKNYNYTDRYYSNPIYINQQTGYMLQLLSSCTNTCIYGLTQEKFREELKNGVKYLITLNGRLCK